A genome region from Colwellia sp. Arc7-D includes the following:
- a CDS encoding MarR family transcriptional regulator — translation MPTQVPYHESLDLTLCGDMGRVHRLCRDVVTIAVEPLGLTQSRWTALIHINMLNEGVTQQQLAHSLGIEMPSLTRTIKQLETQLLITRCVDEHDKRSKNIYFTEQGHKTLHTLKEKIAEVKKQLYHGFTIYQLDLMAQGLIKMETNAQNCIENHLKNKANK, via the coding sequence ATACCCACACAAGTTCCTTATCACGAATCCCTTGATTTAACATTATGCGGCGATATGGGCCGTGTACATCGTTTATGCCGAGATGTAGTGACAATTGCCGTTGAGCCACTTGGTTTAACGCAATCTCGTTGGACAGCTTTAATACATATTAATATGCTTAACGAAGGTGTTACCCAGCAACAATTAGCCCATAGTTTAGGTATAGAAATGCCTTCACTTACTCGTACAATAAAACAATTAGAAACCCAGTTACTCATCACCCGATGTGTAGATGAGCATGATAAACGCAGCAAAAATATCTACTTTACTGAGCAAGGCCATAAAACTTTACATACACTAAAAGAGAAGATCGCTGAAGTTAAAAAACAGCTTTATCATGGTTTCACCATTTATCAATTAGATTTAATGGCCCAAGGCTTAATAAAAATGGAAACAAACGCTCAAAACTGTATTGAAAATCACCTTAAGAATAAGGCAAATAAATGA
- a CDS encoding LiaF domain-containing protein gives MSVILEDRPIEQVREETIDQLIFNYSHGVISAEAFERRLDDAMSSDTHQEIVDLVADLTLKADTKYNDNKEHQFTPSYTKGDSDDNLNLNSILGNVERSGQWNVPKTIIINSILGEAVLDFTDAIFQHQHVTIKLNCILGSNKVYVPENINVVCKSFGIISSIENKAPSMANKQAPVITIEGKVVLGSLSVSIKRTIKEKFIAFANNLKAAFDSEK, from the coding sequence ATGTCAGTAATTCTTGAAGATCGACCAATTGAACAAGTACGAGAAGAAACGATAGATCAGTTAATATTTAACTATAGTCACGGCGTTATTTCGGCAGAAGCGTTCGAGCGCCGGCTAGATGATGCGATGAGTAGTGATACTCACCAAGAAATTGTCGATCTCGTTGCTGATTTAACGTTAAAAGCTGACACTAAATATAATGACAATAAAGAGCATCAATTTACGCCTAGTTATACGAAAGGAGACAGCGACGACAATTTAAACCTGAATAGTATTTTAGGTAATGTCGAACGAAGCGGCCAATGGAATGTGCCAAAAACTATCATCATCAATAGTATTTTAGGGGAAGCGGTACTCGACTTTACCGATGCTATTTTTCAACACCAGCATGTGACAATTAAGTTAAACTGCATCTTAGGCAGCAACAAAGTTTATGTACCTGAAAACATTAATGTTGTTTGTAAATCTTTTGGTATTATTAGTAGCATTGAAAATAAAGCCCCTTCCATGGCGAATAAGCAAGCGCCGGTTATTACGATTGAAGGTAAAGTCGTATTAGGCTCGTTAAGTGTTTCAATTAAAAGAACGATTAAAGAAAAATTTATCGCCTTTGCAAATAACTTGAAAGCCGCTTTTGACAGTGAAAAATAA
- a CDS encoding Nramp family divalent metal transporter, whose product MRLPKIGPAFLVTAAFIGPGTIITASMAGANYGLSLVWALLFAMVATLVLQEMAARLGIVSQQGLGENIRHAIKQPLIKALVIMLVVSAIVVGNGAYQSGNISGASLGLVSVVEQLGWEVSYVNWLFPLSIGVIAFLLLITGSYKVIESALVLLVGLMSVAFIVTFFLSDPQWLELGKGFIAFDLPTGATLTVIALIGTTVVPYNLFLHASTASKKWHSVDDISKARQDLFVSIPLGALISVAILSTAASAFFGKQISLQSAADIAPSLQPLFGDAASIFLGFGLFAAGISSAITAPLAAAFALSGILNLDKSLNGFGFRLTWIIILILGVLISSAGFKPVTIIWFAQIANGLLLPLISIFLLWIVNTQALGEYRNNRWQNIAATAVIFITLLLGGRSLMSAFGLL is encoded by the coding sequence ATGAGACTCCCAAAAATAGGGCCAGCATTTTTAGTCACGGCAGCGTTTATTGGTCCAGGTACTATTATTACTGCATCAATGGCAGGTGCAAATTATGGTCTTTCATTAGTGTGGGCTTTATTATTTGCTATGGTTGCGACCCTTGTTCTACAAGAAATGGCGGCAAGACTAGGTATTGTTAGCCAGCAAGGCTTGGGTGAAAACATTCGACATGCCATCAAACAACCATTGATTAAGGCATTGGTGATTATGCTAGTTGTTAGTGCTATTGTCGTCGGTAATGGTGCATATCAAAGTGGTAATATCTCAGGTGCAAGTTTAGGCTTGGTTAGTGTGGTTGAGCAACTAGGTTGGGAGGTATCTTACGTTAATTGGTTATTTCCATTATCGATTGGTGTAATTGCCTTTTTGTTATTGATCACGGGTAGCTACAAAGTTATTGAAAGTGCTTTAGTACTTTTGGTGGGCTTAATGAGTGTGGCGTTTATCGTCACGTTTTTCTTAAGTGACCCACAGTGGCTTGAGTTAGGTAAAGGTTTTATTGCCTTTGACTTACCTACAGGCGCAACCCTCACCGTTATTGCACTTATTGGTACTACAGTCGTCCCCTATAATTTGTTTTTGCATGCTTCCACAGCAAGTAAAAAATGGCATTCAGTAGACGACATTTCAAAGGCTCGACAAGATTTGTTTGTGTCCATTCCACTTGGTGCTCTAATCTCGGTAGCTATTTTATCCACCGCTGCTTCTGCGTTTTTTGGTAAACAAATTAGTTTGCAAAGCGCCGCCGATATTGCGCCTTCTTTACAACCATTGTTTGGTGACGCTGCCAGTATATTTTTAGGCTTTGGACTTTTCGCTGCAGGTATATCATCAGCGATTACAGCGCCTTTAGCTGCGGCTTTTGCATTGAGCGGTATTTTAAATTTAGATAAAAGCTTAAATGGCTTTGGCTTTAGATTAACGTGGATAATTATCTTAATTTTAGGCGTGCTAATCAGTAGTGCTGGCTTTAAACCGGTAACCATCATTTGGTTTGCGCAAATTGCGAATGGCCTGCTTCTACCTTTGATCAGTATATTTTTATTATGGATTGTTAATACTCAAGCGTTAGGGGAGTACCGAAATAATCGCTGGCAAAATATTGCAGCAACAGCGGTTATTTTTATTACTTTGTTATTGGGCGGTCGCAGCTTGATGTCAGCTTTTGGTTTGCTATAA
- a CDS encoding MarR family transcriptional regulator, with protein MEKHQELLIALRKVIRAIDLHSKHLNKTSGLTSPQLLIMLEIDKASGINSSQVAKNVNLSPATVTNILDRLENKKLILRVRDTQDKRKVGLYLTDDGKALLLNAPQALQEHFIEKFSSLAQWEQSQLLSSMERLSEMMNADEIDAAPLLELHAMSASSINKTDAPKS; from the coding sequence ATGGAAAAACACCAGGAACTATTAATCGCCTTAAGAAAAGTGATTCGCGCGATTGATTTACATTCAAAACATCTTAATAAAACATCAGGCTTAACCAGCCCGCAATTATTAATTATGTTAGAAATTGACAAAGCCTCAGGTATAAATTCAAGCCAAGTGGCAAAAAATGTTAATTTAAGCCCTGCAACTGTCACTAATATTCTTGATAGGCTAGAAAACAAAAAGCTGATTTTAAGAGTACGTGACACACAAGATAAACGTAAAGTAGGTTTATATTTAACTGATGACGGTAAAGCATTATTACTTAATGCTCCACAAGCTTTGCAAGAACATTTTATAGAAAAATTTTCTAGCTTGGCTCAATGGGAGCAATCTCAATTGTTGTCTTCAATGGAACGATTATCAGAAATGATGAATGCGGATGAAATAGATGCCGCACCACTATTAGAGTTGCATGCAATGAGCGCCAGCAGTATAAATAAAACTGACGCCCCTAAAAGTTAA
- a CDS encoding ice-binding family protein, whose translation MNMLKNNTKKLLLPLVIAGLFTGNVMAAGPSAVDLRSAGAFAVLSQSGITDVYRSAIVGDVGTSPITGAALLLSCDEVTGDIYTVDVAGPLPCAIYSPNHLDLAIGDMGNAYDDAAGRVSPNFIELGAGEIGGLTLEPGLYKWSTDVTISTDITLSGSPTDVWIMQVSGNLNQANTTRITLAGGALAKNIFWQVAGSTTLGTNAHFEGVVLSKTLIAVNTGTSVNGRLLAQTAVTLQMNTINQPAK comes from the coding sequence ATGAATATGCTAAAAAATAATACCAAAAAGTTACTGTTGCCATTAGTTATTGCTGGCTTGTTTACCGGAAATGTTATGGCTGCGGGTCCGTCAGCTGTTGATCTTAGAAGCGCTGGTGCATTCGCTGTGTTGAGTCAATCTGGCATTACCGATGTCTATCGTTCAGCCATTGTTGGCGATGTGGGTACTAGCCCAATCACCGGTGCTGCCTTGTTACTAAGTTGTGATGAAGTGACCGGTGATATATACACGGTTGATGTTGCGGGCCCACTTCCATGTGCAATATACTCTCCTAATCATTTGGACTTGGCTATAGGTGATATGGGCAACGCATATGATGATGCTGCCGGACGAGTATCCCCTAATTTTATTGAGCTTGGCGCGGGTGAAATTGGCGGGTTAACGCTGGAACCAGGCCTTTATAAATGGTCTACCGATGTAACAATTAGCACCGATATTACACTCTCGGGCAGTCCGACTGATGTTTGGATCATGCAAGTTTCTGGTAATTTGAACCAAGCTAATACAACGAGAATTACACTAGCTGGCGGTGCTTTAGCTAAAAATATTTTCTGGCAAGTAGCTGGTTCTACTACTCTTGGTACCAATGCCCATTTTGAAGGTGTTGTTTTGAGTAAAACCTTAATTGCCGTCAATACAGGCACTTCGGTCAATGGTAGATTATTGGCGCAAACGGCAGTAACTTTACAGATGAATACTATTAATCAGCCTGCAAAATAA
- a CDS encoding sigma-54 dependent transcriptional regulator: MTITAADIFQAKILIVDDQEPNVLLLEQLLFESGYTSVTTTMDPQAVCAQHQETDFDLILLDLQMPIMDGFEVMAALKADDANGYLPVLVLTAQPNHKLQALQAGAKDFISKPFDLVEVKTRIYNMLEVRLLYKQLEHTNNTLEETVQKRTAELTRSNLQLTQEIEERKKAEASLRDSYTQIKQLKDKLQAENVYLQKEVSRQYNFDEIIGSSELLSQVFQKVEQVAPMDATVLLLGETGTGKGVIARAIHSRSVRKNRPLITVDCTTLPATLIESELFGRERGAFTGSDSKQIGRFELADGGTLFLDEIGELPLDMQAKLLRVIQDGEFERLGSPRTIKVDVRIIAATNRNIINEVRNGMFREDLFYRLNVFPITLPPLRQRKEDIPLLVKHFVIKFNKKIGKQIDIISTEALNALQEHRWPGNVRELESAIERAVILSEGNSLQVLDRFETFDKQPDSEETSVKALVDLERDHIVNVLKQTSWRIEGPKGAALILGLNASTLRARMRKYGIVRE, from the coding sequence ATGACAATAACCGCCGCCGATATTTTCCAAGCCAAAATTCTCATTGTCGATGATCAAGAGCCGAATGTACTTTTGCTCGAACAACTATTGTTTGAAAGTGGCTATACCAGCGTGACGACTACCATGGATCCTCAAGCTGTCTGTGCGCAACATCAGGAAACAGACTTCGATCTGATCTTACTGGATCTGCAGATGCCAATAATGGATGGTTTCGAGGTCATGGCAGCGCTGAAAGCTGACGATGCTAACGGCTACCTGCCTGTGCTTGTGCTTACTGCTCAACCTAATCATAAATTGCAGGCTTTACAAGCGGGCGCTAAAGATTTTATCAGCAAACCTTTTGATTTAGTTGAAGTTAAAACTCGCATATATAACATGTTGGAAGTACGTTTGTTGTATAAGCAACTCGAGCATACGAATAATACCCTGGAAGAAACGGTGCAAAAACGAACAGCAGAGCTGACTCGGAGCAATTTGCAACTAACTCAGGAAATAGAAGAGCGCAAAAAGGCCGAAGCTTCATTGCGCGATAGTTATACTCAAATCAAGCAATTGAAGGACAAACTGCAAGCAGAGAACGTTTATCTGCAAAAGGAAGTATCGCGGCAGTACAATTTTGACGAAATCATTGGCAGTAGCGAACTACTCTCGCAGGTTTTTCAGAAAGTAGAGCAGGTTGCGCCGATGGATGCAACTGTGCTGTTGCTAGGTGAAACAGGTACAGGAAAAGGCGTTATCGCTCGTGCTATTCACAGCCGAAGTGTACGAAAAAATCGACCCTTGATCACGGTTGACTGTACTACCTTGCCGGCAACGTTAATAGAGAGCGAGCTGTTTGGCCGAGAACGAGGCGCTTTTACCGGTTCAGATAGTAAACAAATAGGCCGATTTGAGCTAGCCGATGGAGGAACGCTCTTCCTGGACGAAATTGGCGAGCTGCCATTAGATATGCAAGCAAAACTGCTTAGGGTCATTCAGGATGGTGAGTTTGAGCGTTTAGGCAGTCCACGCACTATTAAGGTTGATGTTAGAATTATTGCCGCGACTAATCGTAATATTATTAATGAAGTACGTAACGGTATGTTCCGTGAAGATCTATTTTACCGCCTCAATGTTTTTCCGATCACATTGCCACCACTGCGACAACGTAAGGAAGATATTCCACTACTGGTCAAACATTTTGTTATTAAGTTCAACAAGAAAATAGGTAAGCAGATTGATATTATCAGTACAGAGGCACTAAATGCTTTACAAGAACACCGTTGGCCTGGCAATGTGCGCGAGCTGGAGAGTGCGATAGAACGAGCGGTAATCCTCAGTGAAGGTAACTCATTGCAGGTTTTAGATCGCTTTGAAACTTTTGATAAACAGCCTGATAGCGAAGAGACTTCGGTTAAAGCATTGGTTGATCTTGAACGTGACCATATTGTTAACGTATTAAAGCAAACTAGCTGGCGTATCGAAGGACCTAAAGGCGCCGCATTGATCCTAGGGCTCAACGCCAGCACATTACGTGCCCGCATGCGTAAATATGGTATCGTGCGGGAATAA
- a CDS encoding PAS domain S-box protein — MKNSNKSRKSPATKQVARAGKETLQSEIKAKKNQLGGKDSTDVDLHDAAIEEITKRRQAEEALLNAGALQRAIFNSANFSCIATDAKGVIQIFNVGAERMLGYSADEVVDNITPAEISDPLEVIARAEALSEELNTLITPGFDALVFKARRGIEDIYELTYIRKDGSRFPAVVSVTALRDEQETIIGYLLIGTDNSVGKQAEEALQKAGALQSAIFNSANFSSIATDAHGVIQIFNVGAERMLGYAAEEVMNKITPADISDPQEVIERAKVLSIELETAITPGFDALVFKARRGIEDIYELTYIRKDGSRFPAVVSVTALRDAQGAIIGYLLIGTDNTARKRIEEEQKELGRRLQDQHFYTRNLIESNIDALTTTDPAGIITDVNKQMEQLTGNSRDALIGTPFKDYFTDPAFAAAGIKKVLSEMIVSDYELTARAKNGTETVVSINATTFYHRDNKLQGIFYGARDVTERNRLNQKLLDKNIELENAKAVAEKANLAKSDFLSSMSHELRTPLGAILGFAQLMESSTPAPTVAQKRSIGQILKAGWYLLELINEILDLALIESGKLPMSMEAVSLAEVMKECVLMSEPQAKKHDIKVVFSRSKTPDFINVDRTRLKQVIINLLSNAIKYNRAGGSVFLESHQSSTDMMRISVRDTGAGLSAEQLGQLFQPFNRLGQEANNQEGTGIGLVVSKRLVESMEGIIGAESTVGVGSVFWFELKRTDEPVSDLENDASIIKAAQQYQDPDLWQTLLYVEDNPANLMLVENIISRRPNLGFLSAADAVQGIEMAHSHQPDVILMDINLPGISGLTALKVLSEDPNTARIPVVALSANAIPRDIAKGLDAGFFRYLTKPIRIKEFMQTLDIALEYAKSKDRRQSTRDKD; from the coding sequence ATGAAAAATAGTAATAAAAGTAGAAAGTCGCCTGCCACGAAGCAAGTGGCTCGAGCTGGAAAAGAAACATTACAGAGTGAGATAAAGGCGAAAAAAAACCAGTTAGGGGGGAAAGATAGCACTGATGTTGACTTACATGATGCTGCAATTGAAGAAATCACCAAACGCCGACAAGCTGAAGAGGCGCTTTTAAACGCTGGAGCGCTGCAACGAGCTATTTTTAACAGCGCCAATTTTTCCTGCATTGCCACTGATGCTAAAGGGGTAATTCAAATTTTTAACGTCGGTGCCGAACGGATGTTGGGTTACTCTGCCGATGAAGTCGTAGACAATATTACCCCTGCCGAGATCTCTGACCCATTAGAGGTTATCGCTCGTGCTGAAGCGCTGAGTGAAGAGCTCAATACGCTAATAACACCAGGGTTTGATGCCCTAGTGTTCAAAGCACGCCGGGGAATTGAAGATATATACGAACTGACCTACATCCGTAAGGATGGTAGTCGTTTTCCTGCGGTAGTGTCAGTCACGGCGCTGCGCGATGAGCAGGAAACTATCATCGGTTACCTGTTAATTGGCACCGATAATAGTGTTGGTAAACAAGCAGAAGAAGCGTTGCAAAAAGCCGGAGCCTTGCAGAGCGCTATTTTCAACAGCGCGAATTTTTCCAGTATTGCGACCGATGCCCATGGCGTAATTCAGATCTTCAATGTCGGGGCAGAGCGCATGCTCGGCTATGCGGCGGAAGAAGTGATGAACAAGATCACGCCAGCTGATATCTCAGATCCACAAGAAGTAATCGAGCGCGCTAAAGTACTCAGTATTGAACTTGAAACCGCTATCACCCCAGGTTTCGATGCCTTAGTATTTAAAGCGCGTCGTGGTATTGAGGATATCTACGAGCTAACCTACATCCGCAAGGACGGTAGCCGCTTCCCTGCGGTGGTATCGGTCACGGCACTGCGTGATGCACAAGGCGCTATTATTGGTTATCTGCTAATTGGTACAGACAATACTGCTCGTAAGCGCATTGAGGAAGAGCAAAAGGAACTGGGTCGACGTTTACAAGATCAACATTTCTATACCCGTAATTTGATTGAATCTAATATTGATGCGCTAACTACCACGGATCCGGCCGGTATTATTACTGATGTTAATAAGCAAATGGAGCAGCTTACGGGGAATTCTCGTGACGCCCTGATCGGGACACCATTCAAAGACTATTTTACTGATCCTGCCTTTGCTGCGGCCGGAATTAAAAAGGTGCTAAGTGAAATGATCGTCTCTGATTATGAACTTACTGCCCGAGCAAAAAATGGCACAGAAACGGTGGTTTCCATTAATGCGACCACATTTTATCACCGAGACAATAAATTACAGGGGATTTTTTATGGCGCCCGTGATGTTACTGAGCGCAATCGGCTAAATCAAAAATTGTTAGATAAGAACATCGAACTGGAAAATGCTAAGGCCGTGGCCGAGAAAGCTAATCTTGCCAAATCGGACTTTCTCTCCAGTATGAGTCACGAGTTGCGTACACCGCTAGGCGCTATTCTTGGTTTTGCTCAATTGATGGAGTCGAGTACACCAGCACCAACTGTCGCGCAAAAACGTAGCATTGGTCAGATCCTCAAAGCCGGCTGGTATTTACTAGAATTGATTAATGAAATACTCGATTTAGCGTTGATAGAATCCGGTAAGTTACCGATGTCTATGGAAGCTGTGTCGTTAGCCGAAGTCATGAAAGAGTGTGTATTAATGAGTGAGCCTCAAGCTAAAAAACATGACATTAAAGTCGTTTTTAGTCGCTCCAAAACACCTGATTTTATTAACGTCGATCGAACTCGACTTAAGCAGGTCATTATTAATCTGCTCTCCAATGCGATTAAATATAACCGAGCTGGGGGCAGCGTTTTCTTGGAAAGCCACCAAAGTAGCACTGATATGATGAGGATCAGCGTTCGAGATACTGGCGCAGGATTATCCGCGGAGCAACTTGGGCAACTCTTCCAACCGTTTAACCGCCTTGGGCAGGAAGCCAACAACCAAGAAGGCACAGGGATCGGTCTGGTGGTCAGTAAACGTTTGGTCGAATCGATGGAAGGTATCATCGGCGCAGAAAGCACCGTTGGCGTTGGTAGTGTGTTCTGGTTTGAACTCAAGCGGACCGATGAACCCGTATCAGACCTTGAAAATGACGCATCAATTATCAAGGCCGCGCAACAATATCAAGATCCAGACCTATGGCAAACCTTACTCTATGTCGAGGATAATCCGGCCAATTTGATGCTAGTGGAGAATATCATTTCTCGTCGGCCCAATCTGGGTTTTCTCAGTGCAGCGGACGCAGTGCAGGGCATCGAGATGGCGCATAGCCATCAGCCCGATGTTATCCTGATGGACATTAATCTGCCGGGGATCAGCGGCTTAACCGCGTTGAAAGTGTTAAGCGAAGATCCTAATACTGCGAGAATTCCGGTGGTGGCACTTAGTGCGAATGCCATCCCTCGTGATATAGCCAAAGGTCTAGATGCCGGCTTCTTCCGTTATCTAACCAAACCGATCAGGATAAAAGAATTCATGCAAACGCTAGACATTGCGCTTGAATATGCCAAAAGCAAAGACCGAAGACAATCTACCAGAGATAAGGACTGA